The nucleotide window GGCCAGTTCTGGTGGAGCTGTTCTCGTCGCAGGGCTGCACCACCTCGCCGGTGGCCGACCTGCTGGTGTCGAGGCTTGGGAGGGGGGATTTTAATGAGATGGACCTGCCCCCAGTTGTGGTCCTGGCCTACCACGTGGACTACTGGGACTACATGGGCTGGAAGGACCCATTTGGGTCCAGCCAGTGGACTGTACGGCAGAAGGCCTATGTGGAGGCCTTGGGTCTGGACACCATGTTCACCCCCCAGATTGTGCTTCAAGGTAGGGACCAGTGTGTTGGCAATGATGAGAGTGCCTTGCTGTCGTCGATCAGGGCTGCACCTCGATACACTGCACCGACGTTCCAGGTCTCTATTttctcattatatatatatatatatatatattattttttttggtgccttttctttttctttttctttaaaaaaaaaaaatttatatttgcacTAGTACTTGCATGATTACTTACATGATGTGATCATACTTCTTGCTTTTGTGATTGTGGTGGTGTAAAAAAGTGATAGGCTCAATTAAAGAAATATGTCTCTATCTTCATCATTATTTAATCATCTTAAACCCTAATCTTAAAATGAGCCTCATCCACTTTCTGGTACACCTAAAAGCTATGTTCACTTTTGACACTTTGAGAAATGGTGATGTCAAGTTTCAATGTAACAACTTTAATTCAAAGCTAAACCTAGtgcctttttaaatttataaattttcatgATATGAATAATCTAAACGTGTTAGATATCTGAAATGAAATGTTACGTTGTTAGACTGAGAAATTCTCGACATCTTCTAAATAATGATGCCCAACTACACGGCTATCCAACTATGATTCTTTGTAATTGGTTGTTTTTGTGGATGAGCAGGCAACTTTCGAAAGGCCCTCCCCAGACTCCTTGCAAGTATCTCTAACAGGATCCTTAAGGTCAAAGGTGGATAGTTATGGTGCCAATGTGATGGTGGCGCTCTATGAAAACGGGCTGATCACAGACTGCCCCAAGGGAGAGAACCAAGGACGTGTCCTGTCCAGTGACTTCGTTGTCCGAAGACTTGAAAAGCTCTCTACTGTCAAAGACGTCAATGCCAAGAAGACCATTTCGGGGACTCTCAACTTCCCCTTGTGGGAAGGCTTCAATCCCTCCAAGTGTGGTTTGGTCCTCTTTGTTCAAAACCCCTCCCATCAAATTTTTGGTTCACAGAACTTTCAGCTGCCGGATAATTGACACGGTTATAGGGACTGAATAGCCTGTGTTTGTTGTGTTGTTACTCCAGCAAGCCATGGCCAAGATTGCAGTAGGTTATGTACAGGATGTGTTCATAGTAGAGtactgatttctttttctttctcagtttgggtttttctttcttgtttctgGGATTTGATATTTAGAAGATGGGAGAGATTTGCATTCATATATGAACATTCTTTTTCAGATTTGGACTTTGGTTGTATGAATTGAATCACTATTTCTCGGCTTGAGAGATGAGGATGGTCAACTGTGTGCTGTTTTCATTTGCTTTTCTCATTGATACTGAacagaatcaaaatcaaaccaattCAGACTGGTAGAATCCCTTCGTAATGTTTTTGTTCGAACAATCAGCGACATATCCAGAAATTATCGAAAACAATTTAGGGTGGAGATTTTCACCAATTCAACCATACAAatggccaagaaagaaatgaacgTCAAGCTGAGAAGAGAGCTAAAATCCGGGAATTACAGGAAAATTCATGAAAGCTCTTACTATTGAAATGGTAATTCGAAGAAAGAACACTAGGGCATCTCAACATTGAAAATTTACAAGTACAACAAACACGCTTATACCAATAGAGCTTGTCGCTTAttttcatcctaaaacaaaactCATTATCTACAAGAGGGCAGCTCAGCCTGGATCCAGGTACCATGATCAGAATTCCCCCCATCACATAAGTAATGGCACAATAACATGTTACTTTGgtttacaccataatatttCTGAATGCCAGTTACTTCCTCACCTTATCCCCCCTACCATTTATCCAAAGACTGACGAGCAAAAAGAatacaaaattacaatatgaGAAATTTCCATTAAGGCCAAAAGCACTTACAGCAAAAGCTAATAACAATTTATACTGAATCTACTGCTCCAACTTGCTGCCGAGCCAAGTATTTCTCCCTCCGCTCCTTctgaaaaacagaacaaaccaaAAGATTATGCACAAGAACATCACATAAGAAATTTAGTCCATTGTATGTGCATGTATGGATCAGATGTAATGTTGGCAGTATTGTTACCCATTCATCTATTACAAGGCCTTCCCCGACATCACGAGGGCCCGAGTCCACAGGAGGTTTTTTACGCACTTCAAGTGCAGCCTCAGCTTCGGCCAACTGTCTCTTCAGTTTTTCCAGAGCCTGTAAACCAGAATGTCACTACTGGAAAAGCAGTATCTACAAGATGGACGCACAAATACCATTAAACAAATCAGATTCAACTTACAGGACTAGGGTGCTCTGCATCCAAAAATACAACCCGCAAAATTCGCTCAACAGTCACTTGATCCTTTTGTTCGTCAAACTGTATGAAAAAAGGGCCAGTTGAAAAAATTAAGGTCATCGCTGGTATTTTCCTAAGAGCAAGAAAACAACACTAAATTTTACTGCAATCATatccaacaaaaaaacccCAATTTAAGCGAGCTACTAAGTTGAATCAAGACACCATAAACATAATCAGAACAATTGGAAAGTAGCACTCAAATACACCCAAAACGTATGCAAGAAATGTTGATCATGATCGGAAGAGCACTATATTACCAGCTCAGGCACATAGTCTGTTCCTGCTGTCACCTTCAGACTCACAATCTTGAACTTAACCTTGGTTTTCTGATCCAAATGTTTCTCATTGTTCTCGGGTTGTTCGACAAACCTAAACACTGTCATCATCAAAAGCatagtaaaaacaaaagataagAACAAGAAGTTTAAATGCATGTCAGACAATTTGTAACATCAGAGCAAGTGCAAGGCCATTACCAGTCGCAATTATGCTTTCTCCCGGAGCAAGTATACCTCCCGGAGGACGCATATAACAGCTTTTTGGCGCAGTAGTTTGAAACTAGCAGCACAAGAAAAGCAGTTTAATGGGTCACATATCAAAATCCATATACACAAATGCAACACCAGTCACAACACaacccataaaataaatattatcagCATTCTAAATCCTTGCTTAGAATATAAGTAATCAAaatcaatatataattaagaacATAGCTTTACGTTGATGTCAGGAATTAGGAAATACCTTGAAAGCTACATGAGACCTGCTAGTGTTCTTTAACCGGATTGCGCTCTTCACCTGTTTCCCAGGTTCATCTTTAAAATTAAACCCCATAAAAACACAATTGGTCAGTTTCAGTCCAAAATAAttccaaaaaaggaaagaaaaaaaaaaagttaccgCTTATCTCAGCAGCATgtgaagaggaaagaaaaagtcatAAAATAAATGCTTTTTTAAGAAGCGCTTTTAAAATAATGCTGGTAGAGTAAGGAAAAGTCAAAATTCCAAACCCAATTGAAAATAAGTCATAGAAGTGACCAAAAGCTCGAAGTCAGCGAGGGCgtagaaatgaaagaaaaacgACGACGTACAAGGGAAGTAGAGTTTGTTGGCGGGGTCGAGCCGGAGCCGACGGCGGGGAGGGAGAAGCGATCTGGCGACGGACGACACCGTTTTGGGCTTCGACTTGGATCCGTCGACGTGGCCCTGGAGGTTCTGCGTGGAGGAGGAAGACGACGACGTTTGGCCCCCGGACTGCCAAAACGGGCAGAGAGCGAAGAGCTTCACGTCGGAGTGGGACTTGTGccggtggtgatggtggtggtggttctCCACGATGGCCATGCTTTATTCACCGGAATCAGACACGTGGCATCCAATTAGCGTTTTGAAGAAGCTCGGCGATTGAGTTCGCGTTTTTCAGTTGGTCGCTTtagaaatttctctctctcactctctcagtCTATCTATGATTTTTTTGGAGTGGAAGGTGCCAGGGTGTGCGACATAAATCGGATGTGAGGGAGGGATCAGCTGTGGCTCTCTTCAGTCTGAAATTTGTTGCTTTGACACGTGTGACTTTCCTATTCGTGAGTTCAGGTGTCATTTTCCTGCGTTGAAGCTACGTGTCAGATTGGCGACTGCCGTGCTTGAAAGGATAAGTCGGATCGGATCTCAGTGACGAAAGCTTTCTTTCAGTTGTGAACTCATGAGTAGTTGTTGTGACTGAATTTTACTAAAACGACCTGCTATATGTCGTTTCGTGCTATCTCTGTCGTTGGAACTTGGAAGAGACGCGTTTTGTACTCATTTTGGAATTATCAAAACTAATTTCCAATAAGATtccaaaatcataaaataaaaagttgaaaCATACAAGGTTTGAAACTTTCATAATTAAAACACTCATTTCATTGTAAACGTGGATTTCCACAATTATTCAAGGTAATGTGTCCAACCGAGTTCGATTATCTCCCTTTATATTAGAGTAATTAGATACCAAATTCtagccttcttttttttaaaagaactCTTCTAGAGCCGTTTTCACTTTGAAGGGGGAAGAAGCCACTGTTCTTCCTCCTTTATCCCCtgctctcttcctcctcctcttcttccctCATTTTCAGAGACAAAAAGTTTTCCCGATTTGTCttcgttttgttatgattttcctccAACCATCACAAACGGTCGCGTCTCAGCCTCAAATCTCCATCATCATcctttttgcaatttctttatgtttggaataagttacAGAGACTTTTTGGGTTCTCTATGATGTAGTTTTCAcatctccttttgtgagagctttatttgtattgttatggcttcgttttttcaagtttatctctttttaattattctgAATTTGCAATCTTAATTGGGATCATTGTTTTGAAATGCGAGGCGTTTTAGTCACGCTATGCGAGTCGTAAGCCTTGAAGCAGTGAGACGTAAGCCTTTTgaacaataatttattttaataagaaaattttataaacaatacaatacaattaAATTGTACAACTAATTCTTATTGAACCATAGCGATTAAATTTCTACTATCTCATATAAatgaataagataatattgaaggaaaaaaaaattatatgaaacTTCAAATTACAGTTGCGAAGaattagagagaaaaatagaatgGCTTACTTGCAGTCTAAAGATTAGGATAATTCTTGAAATTGATGGAGATTATCTGGTAAGGGTAGAAATTAGGGTTgtactaatatatatatatatatatatagttccattgttaatatattaatttagaaaagaaaaaaaaaaggtaagtaAAATAAAGGCAACAGCCGCTTGGAGTTAGAAAAAAGGTaagaaatatattaatatcctcttacctttaattttatcagaaaaaagttaagaaaaaaaaaacaacaaaaagttgcgtttaatttttttttttttaaacactcAAAGTGAAACGACGttgtttcatttaaaatttttaaaacactGAAATTGAAACGACGTCTTCCTCGCGCAGCCATTTGCATATTACACAATGCCACCTTGTTCCGCCTGGCCACGCTTTGCAACGCCTCCTCACACATCACCTCACTAAACGTGCAACTTGCGAAACTACCAACCGCCTCAGGTACCTGCTGCCTCGCTCCAACGCGCACGAATGCATGCCTTTAAAAACACTTGTTAGGATGTCAATGTCAGAGTTTCTTCAATCATGCGTGATCGTTAGTGGAAGTGCACtagattgtcttaattttgatgttaaaCCGCttcgttattgtaatggccccTTGTGACTAGTTTGTATTTGCCTTTTGTAACTAGTGacttttttgattgaattatgaatgcaattccaaaatttctcaataaaaaaaaattaaaataattagaaTTTCACTTTgtcacagaaaaaaaaaaaaaaaagaacaaacttGCTTCGTTTCacttaaaaaatcaaaaggcaatgtaagattttctttttctttcttattttgaaaaaatgaaacaacgGAAATTAAGATTTGCGGTTGAGGTGGGTATGGTTCTTAATGATGGTAAGAAAATTAGGTGTGTTTTTTTGCAGTGCAAttaagaaatggagtggaAATTAGGTGGGGTGTTTGTTTAATGCATTTAGGAGGGTTGGCTAAGGTTGTCGGTGTGTATTTAGTGTGGAGGTTAGGAATTGATTAGGTGAATAATGACATTACTTGTGTGTATGTATGAGTTGTTGGCTAACGAACTGTGGCTGAGTGGGacttgaaaaattaaagataaGGTATGATCTTTTTGATATCActaaggaaaaaaattggacaaaaagaaaactggtTCGTGGGCCTCCAACCCTGGATTCTAACCACCAAGACAACATTGAGCTTGAGCCCTAATAAGCCCCATACTTTAGGCCTTGACCCTTGGACCTCTAGCCCAAAACACAAGCTTTGTCCTTAAACCGTGGACTCAAACTTCGAGCTCTGCTATAGGATTCAAACTTCGAGTCCTATAATAGAGCCCGAACCCTATTACAGGACTCGAAACTTCGAACCCTATTATAGAGCATGAACCCTAACCATGGACTCGAGTCATGTCTTCAAACCTCGCTTCCCAAGCCTTGAGTATAAATCCTAGATCTTGCGTCTCAAGCCTGGGATTCGAACCTCGTGGAAACTATTTCCCTAAACCTCAAAGTTGAACGCTGAGCCTTATACCTCTGGTCTCATTCATTTGAACACGAGATCAAAGGGGTAAAGTCCAAAATGAGCtcataatgaaaacaaatgaaacactatggaaatgaaaatttcTTGGTAACAAaagtttcatttatttttaccaaacaaaaatttctTGTTGTATATATTGTATACTGTTACTAGTAATGCTATCTTTTCTACAAATTCTATCaccaaaaagaacaaaacataacaggaaaagaaagataGTTTCTTTCCTACACATAATTATCCCCTGATCaacaaaacagagagaagaaatagTTTCCTCAATTGGGTCCCCAGCAGATTAGCTGAATCAAATTTTCAGCCttgtctcttcttcttctctcatcATCAAGGGTCATCCTATTTTCCTGGCTCACACCCCCAGCAGCAGCAGTATTGCTCCACCTGGTTTTGGCCCCAttgccgccaccaccaccagcagCTGATGGCTCTGCAGCATTCATCTTCTGCTGCATCATGGACTTCAATTCCTtctcaaacttgcatattTCACCACCCATTtgctttgtttctctctctctctctctctctctcgcttttCGTTGCTCAAATTCAGAGAGCAGTAAAGAAatggtgttttttttcttcttggtaaAGCAGATGTCTGTATGTTAGTTTATAAATACAGAGAAGAGCCAGAGAGTTGGGTGGACAAAACATTTCTCGAAGGTTTGTGGGGCAGTGGCCTTTTGGGAAACTGAGATTGAATTGGCAGGTTTTTTTAGCTCCCAGATTTGTGGCACTGGTTTTTCTAAATCCGCTGGATTCTCTGGTTTTTCTGTTGTTCTAGCATGTGattaaaagaatataaaatttaaattagaaaCATTTCCTtttcaacaaaacaataatgaacattttttcttttttaatattagaAACCACAAGTAGTTTGGGTTCACGAATCTATTTGACATCTAGCCGACCAGAAGGCCGGATTCCTTTTTTTACATTTAGCTTATGATGTTATTGCCGCCATAGTTATAGTTTAAAATCACATTGAAATTTATAAAGGATTATGGCTTTATATAAGTTCTAGGGCCAAACTTTAAACTTTAGGACTCCTTTGTTTTGGTGCTTAGAATGGAATTAGATTGGAAATCTCATCATATTTAAGACATGTTGAAGGAAGAAATAGTTAAATTTTGTCCAAATTAAAGGTAGAGGATGAAttaataatgaaattaaaaaaatttatcatattcAATCCCGAAAGTGACAGGATATCAACACCTTGTAACTTATCCCTTATAatctcaaaaatgaaaaatcattcaCATGTATCCTTCATTTCGTCCTTTTAACGTACTTTTAATCTAATGAGTCATCTGATCTAAAACGACCCCTGAATAAATCCCAAACTTGTGAATTTAGTGCAATCGCAATTAAGCTTGTAGACAAATGACCGTTTGCAAGTAATTGTATACATGGATTTCAAAATTGTGATCTGCAGGTAATTGTATTAGTATGAAGTTGTGTGCTGTAAAGAGAAATGTATACATGGATATATTATATGAGTTGTAGAGTTGTAGTGAACCTGGATTTGAGATATTGAAAACCAGAGGGTGGAGAGGGTGGTTTCCACCGGTTTAGTCCAGGTTTGGATTTATAACCATGGATGCGTTTTGGGTAGTCAGCAACCTAATTATGCGTGATAGCGGCCAAGATGTTTTGTTGAAATGTCTCAAAGTCAATATTTGCGACCCCTATGTGTGGCCATGTTTAGGCTCAGCCCAAATTACCGACAACATTCACAGctatccttttttcttttgtttctaaaAGCTTACTTGAATGACAAAGTTGGTTTAGAAGCTTTGTTCTTCTAACCAAAGCCTTTAAATTGAGCTGCATTGTACGCCTCTGCCCGCCCCTAGTATTTAGATGACAAAACCATTTACTTAGCAGCATAATGCCGAACGATGCTAAATTATTAGAGAAGAGAGTTTCTCATACACACACAACTAAAATGTTATTTGGGTCACTGGCAGACCTACACATGAGCAAGGAGTGCCGCTGCACCTcccatcgcc belongs to Prunus persica cultivar Lovell chromosome G4, Prunus_persica_NCBIv2, whole genome shotgun sequence and includes:
- the LOC18778591 gene encoding vesicle-associated protein 4-1, encoding MAIVENHHHHHHRHKSHSDVKLFALCPFWQSGGQTSSSSSSTQNLQGHVDGSKSKPKTVSSVARSLLPPRRRLRLDPANKLYFPYEPGKQVKSAIRLKNTSRSHVAFKFQTTAPKSCYMRPPGGILAPGESIIATVFRFVEQPENNEKHLDQKTKVKFKIVSLKVTAGTDYVPELFDEQKDQVTVERILRVVFLDAEHPSPALEKLKRQLAEAEAALEVRKKPPVDSGPRDVGEGLVIDEWKERREKYLARQQVGAVDSV
- the LOC18779333 gene encoding uncharacterized protein LOC18779333, translating into MARGLFACFGSKGVVEGTPREKHAGATADISAEEQRRSGPVLVELFSSQGCTTSPVADLLVSRLGRGDFNEMDLPPVVVLAYHVDYWDYMGWKDPFGSSQWTVRQKAYVEALGLDTMFTPQIVLQGRDQCVGNDESALLSSIRAAPRYTAPTFQATFERPSPDSLQVSLTGSLRSKVDSYGANVMVALYENGLITDCPKGENQGRVLSSDFVVRRLEKLSTVKDVNAKKTISGTLNFPLWEGFNPSKCGLVLFVQNPSHQIFGSQNFQLPDN